Proteins encoded by one window of Dialister pneumosintes:
- the lpxA gene encoding acyl-ACP--UDP-N-acetylglucosamine O-acyltransferase yields MELKVIKRVNPEIHPSAIVDPTAVLHKNVIVGPYAVIGPNCEIGEGSIIDAHAVIAAHTRMGKNNHIFPHAVIGEEPQDLKFQGEFSTVVIGDFNSIREYCTIHRATGENQETRIGSYNMFQAYVHIAHNCNLGDHIVISSFSGLAGHVTIEDRAVIGGMSGIHQFVKIGAGSMVGGVSKIVQDVCPFVIVDGNPARVIGLNSVGLARNHITAEVKKELKRAFKLIFRSGLKLDDAIHEMEQELSSTPEIEHLLAFLRNSDRGLCRTRER; encoded by the coding sequence ATGGAGCTTAAAGTTATAAAAAGAGTGAATCCGGAGATTCACCCCTCTGCCATTGTAGATCCTACCGCCGTTCTTCACAAAAATGTTATTGTTGGACCATATGCTGTGATTGGACCTAACTGCGAAATAGGAGAAGGTTCTATCATAGATGCACATGCGGTTATTGCTGCTCATACTAGAATGGGTAAAAACAACCATATTTTCCCTCATGCCGTTATTGGAGAAGAACCGCAGGATTTAAAATTTCAGGGAGAATTCAGTACAGTAGTAATTGGAGACTTTAATAGTATTCGTGAATATTGTACTATTCATCGTGCAACCGGAGAAAATCAAGAAACACGTATCGGTTCTTATAATATGTTTCAAGCCTATGTACATATAGCTCATAACTGTAACCTAGGAGATCATATTGTTATTTCCAGTTTTTCAGGTTTAGCGGGTCATGTCACAATAGAAGACCGTGCTGTCATTGGTGGAATGTCCGGAATTCACCAATTTGTTAAAATTGGTGCCGGTTCTATGGTAGGCGGTGTATCTAAAATTGTTCAAGATGTTTGTCCTTTTGTAATTGTAGACGGAAATCCGGCTCGTGTTATCGGATTAAATAGTGTGGGACTTGCTAGAAACCATATCACAGCTGAAGTAAAGAAAGAGCTAAAACGTGCTTTTAAATTAATATTCCGTTCAGGATTAAAACTAGATGATGCTATTCATGAGATGGAACAAGAATTATCTTCTACTCCGGAAATCGAACATCTTTTGGCTTTCTTAAGAAATTCTGATCGTGGACTTTGTCGTACACGTGAACGATAA